In Nicotiana tabacum cultivar K326 chromosome 19, ASM71507v2, whole genome shotgun sequence, one DNA window encodes the following:
- the LOC107805674 gene encoding squamosa promoter-binding-like protein 8 isoform X1: protein MLDYEWGIGEETTQETDQNDQFFDPFVNPHAHFPPISNHPDQRQQQQQIQNHQFPQFQTTPNNNHFNSLYNPHTNDVPYSQTHHTSMLSLQPTGSAGFNMVLPKSEPQFVGGIDFTNTSRIGLNLGGRTYFASSEDDFVNRLFRRTRAVEGGSVNSPKCQADGCNADLTHAKHYHRRHKVCEFHSKAATVIAAGLTQRFCQQCSRFHVLSEFDNGKRSCRKRLADHNRRRRKNQQVINKKQPQFES, encoded by the exons ATGCTGGACTATGAATGGGGAATTGGCGAGGAAACAACCCAAGAAACTGACCAAAACGATCAATTTTTTGACCCTTTTGTCAACCCTCATGCCCATTTTCCTCCTATATCAAACCACCCCgaccaacgacaacaacaacaacaaatacaaaatcatcaatttcccCAATTTCaaacaactccaaataacaacCATTTTAACTCCTTGTACAACCCACACACTAATGATGTTCCCTACTCGCAAACACATCATACATCCATGCTTTCTCTACAACCAACCGGTTCAGCCGGGTTCAATATGGTTTTACCAAAAAGCGAACCCCAGTTTGTGGGTGGTATTGATTTCACTAATACCAGTAGGATTGGGTTGAATTTGGGCGGAAGAACGTATTTTGCATCGTCGGAAGACGATTTCGTGAACCGGCTTTTCCGACGGACTAGGGCGGTGGAGGGCGGTTCAGTGAACTCGCCGAAGTGCCAAGCTGACGGCTGCAACGCTGATCTCACTCATGCAAAACACTACCACAGACGACATAAAGTGTGTGAGTTTCACTCCAAAGCTGCCACTGTTATTGCCGCCGGTTTGACTCAGCGCTTCTGCCAACAATGCAGCAG GTTCCATGTtctgtcggaattcgataatggGAAAAGAAGTTGCCGGAAACGATTGGCAGATCACAACCGGAGAAGGAGGAAGAATCAGCAAGTAATCAACAAGAAGCAACCTCAATTTGAAAGTTAA